One window from the genome of Pantoea cypripedii encodes:
- the pyrF gene encoding orotidine-5'-phosphate decarboxylase, translating into MPVTTSPILVALDYHNLDSALQFVDRIDPSQCRLKVGKEMFTLFGPSLVKTLQARGFEIFLDLKFHDIPNTTAHAVAAAADLGVWMVNVHASGGARMMNAAREALVSYGNDAPLLIAVTVLTSMDEEDLKGLGITLSPAAQAERLARLTHDCGLDGVVCSAQEAAHFKQVIGRDFALVTPGIRPAGSDAGDQRRIMTPQQAKQAGVDYMVIGRPITQSADPAATLQQILRSLQEG; encoded by the coding sequence ATGCCTGTTACCACTTCACCTATTCTGGTGGCACTCGACTATCATAATCTCGACAGCGCACTGCAATTTGTCGATCGGATCGACCCCAGCCAATGCCGTCTGAAAGTTGGCAAAGAGATGTTCACGCTGTTTGGCCCATCGCTGGTAAAAACGCTACAGGCGCGTGGTTTCGAGATTTTCCTCGACCTCAAATTTCATGATATCCCTAACACCACGGCACATGCCGTTGCTGCGGCAGCGGATTTGGGCGTGTGGATGGTGAATGTGCACGCCAGCGGCGGGGCGCGCATGATGAATGCGGCGCGTGAGGCGCTGGTGTCATATGGTAACGATGCTCCATTGTTGATTGCCGTAACGGTACTGACCAGCATGGATGAAGAGGATCTCAAAGGTCTGGGTATTACTCTGTCACCGGCGGCGCAGGCAGAACGTCTGGCGCGCCTGACACATGATTGCGGTCTTGATGGCGTGGTCTGCTCCGCTCAGGAAGCCGCGCATTTTAAGCAGGTGATTGGCAGGGATTTTGCGCTGGTCACGCCGGGTATTCGTCCGGCAGGCAGCGATGCGGGCGATCAGCGTCGCATTATGACACCGCAGCAGGCAAAGCAGGCTGGGGTTGATTATATGGTGATTGGGCGTCCGATCACCCAATCAGCCGATCCTGCGGCGACATTGCAGCAAATTCTGCGCAGTTTACAGGAGGGCTAA
- a CDS encoding YmiA family putative membrane protein, translated as MATRLTVQPDFRAKSTKVERSGNIRRKAWLTVFAASALFWVVVALMIWRMWG; from the coding sequence ATGGCTACGAGATTAACTGTACAACCGGATTTCCGGGCTAAAAGCACCAAGGTTGAGCGTTCAGGTAACATCCGTCGCAAAGCCTGGTTGACTGTCTTCGCTGCATCAGCCTTGTTCTGGGTAGTGGTGGCACTAATGATTTGGCGTATGTGGGGTTAA
- the acnA gene encoding aconitate hydratase AcnA, with the protein MSTLREQSQETLKVDKNTWQYYSLQKASHQLGNIDRLPKSMKVLLENLLRWQDEDSVTADDIQALVAWQKDAHADREIAYRPARVLMQDFTGVPAVVDLAAMREAVKRLGGDVAKVNPLSPVDLVIDHSVTVDHFGDDEAFEENVRLEMERNHERYVFLRWGQKAFNRFRVVPPGTGICHQVNLEYLGKSIWHENVDGEEVAYPDTLVGTDSHTTMINALGVLGWGVGGIEAEAAMLGQPVSMLIPDVVGFKLTGKLRPGITATDLVLTVTQMLRKHGVVGKFVEFYGDGLADLPLADRATIANMSPEYGATCGFFPIDDVTLSYMTLTGRDSVQVQLVEAYAKAQGMWRNPGDEPIFTSTLALDMNDVESSLAGPKRPQDRVSLGDVPAAFAASNELELNQAQKPHKSVSYRDSETGDSYQLDDGAVVISAITSCTNTSNPSVLMAAGLLAKKAVEKGLMRKPWVKASLAPGSKVVSDYLAVAQLTPYLDELGFNLVGYGCTTCIGNSGPLPDSIESAIKEGDLTVGAVLSGNRNFEGRIHPLVKTNWLASPPLVVAYALAGNMKVNLQSDPLGQDQRGHDVYLKDIWPSPEEIAEAVQKVTSDMFHKEYAEVFDGTPEWQQIKVSEAATYDWDEGSTYIRLSPFFDDMEKTPKPVQDITGARILAMLGDSVTTDHISPAGSIKAESPAGRYLLAHGVERNDFNSYGSRRGNHEVMMRGTFANIRIRNEMVPGVEGGYTKHYPSNEQLAIYDAAMKYQQEGVALAVIAGKEYGSGSSRDWAAKGPRLQGVRVVIAESFERIHRSNLIGMGILPLEFPHGVTRKTLKLTGEEHIDVANLAQLKPGCTVNVTLTRADGSRETLETRCRIDTGNELTYYQNDGILHYVIRNMLN; encoded by the coding sequence ATGTCGACGTTACGCGAGCAGAGTCAGGAGACACTGAAAGTTGATAAAAATACCTGGCAGTATTACAGCCTGCAAAAAGCATCCCACCAGTTAGGTAATATCGATCGCCTGCCCAAATCAATGAAAGTTCTGCTGGAAAATCTGCTGCGCTGGCAGGATGAGGACTCGGTAACGGCGGATGACATTCAGGCGCTGGTGGCATGGCAAAAAGATGCTCATGCCGATCGTGAGATAGCTTACCGACCGGCACGGGTGCTGATGCAGGACTTTACCGGCGTACCCGCCGTGGTCGATTTGGCGGCGATGCGCGAAGCAGTAAAACGTCTTGGCGGCGATGTCGCAAAGGTGAATCCGCTTTCGCCGGTAGATTTAGTGATTGACCACTCGGTCACGGTTGACCACTTCGGTGACGATGAGGCTTTTGAGGAGAATGTCCGGTTAGAGATGGAACGTAACCATGAACGTTATGTTTTCCTGCGCTGGGGACAGAAAGCCTTTAATCGGTTTCGTGTCGTGCCACCGGGCACCGGTATTTGCCATCAGGTGAATCTTGAGTATCTCGGTAAATCCATCTGGCATGAAAACGTGGATGGCGAGGAAGTGGCTTATCCCGACACGCTGGTAGGCACTGATTCACACACCACCATGATTAACGCACTCGGCGTGCTGGGGTGGGGCGTGGGGGGTATCGAAGCGGAAGCCGCGATGCTCGGCCAGCCGGTGTCGATGCTTATTCCTGATGTGGTCGGCTTTAAACTTACCGGGAAATTGCGTCCCGGCATCACCGCAACCGATCTGGTCTTAACCGTTACGCAGATGCTGCGTAAACATGGCGTGGTTGGTAAGTTCGTCGAATTCTATGGAGATGGACTGGCGGATCTGCCATTGGCTGACCGGGCGACCATTGCCAATATGTCGCCGGAGTACGGTGCAACCTGCGGTTTCTTCCCGATTGATGATGTCACCCTGAGTTATATGACCCTGACGGGCCGCGATAGCGTGCAGGTACAACTGGTGGAAGCCTACGCCAAAGCGCAGGGGATGTGGCGTAACCCGGGAGATGAACCCATATTTACCAGCACCCTGGCGCTGGATATGAATGATGTGGAATCCAGCCTCGCCGGTCCAAAACGCCCGCAGGATCGTGTTTCTCTGGGTGATGTCCCTGCGGCTTTCGCCGCCAGTAATGAACTGGAATTAAATCAGGCACAGAAACCGCATAAAAGCGTCAGTTATCGCGACAGCGAAACCGGCGACAGCTATCAACTGGATGATGGGGCAGTGGTGATCTCCGCGATCACCTCCTGCACCAATACTTCGAATCCCAGCGTGCTGATGGCGGCAGGTTTGCTGGCGAAAAAAGCCGTTGAAAAAGGGCTGATGCGTAAACCCTGGGTGAAAGCGTCGCTGGCTCCAGGTTCTAAAGTGGTTTCTGATTATCTGGCCGTGGCCCAACTGACCCCTTACCTTGATGAGCTGGGCTTCAATCTGGTGGGCTACGGCTGTACCACCTGTATCGGTAACTCGGGGCCGTTGCCCGACAGCATCGAGAGCGCGATTAAAGAAGGCGATTTGACCGTCGGGGCTGTACTTTCGGGTAACCGTAACTTTGAGGGGCGTATCCATCCCCTGGTAAAAACCAACTGGCTGGCCTCGCCGCCGCTGGTGGTGGCTTATGCTCTGGCGGGTAATATGAAGGTCAATCTGCAAAGCGATCCCCTCGGCCAGGATCAGCGCGGCCATGATGTTTATCTGAAAGACATCTGGCCGTCGCCGGAAGAAATTGCCGAGGCGGTCCAGAAGGTGACCAGTGATATGTTCCATAAAGAGTATGCCGAAGTGTTTGATGGCACACCGGAATGGCAACAAATCAAGGTGAGCGAAGCCGCCACTTACGACTGGGATGAAGGTTCCACCTATATTCGGCTGTCACCGTTTTTTGACGATATGGAAAAAACACCCAAACCGGTGCAGGACATCACTGGCGCTCGTATTCTGGCGATGCTCGGTGATTCGGTCACCACCGACCACATCTCACCGGCCGGTAGTATCAAGGCGGAAAGTCCGGCGGGGCGTTATCTGCTGGCCCATGGCGTGGAGCGTAACGACTTCAACTCCTATGGCTCACGCCGTGGTAACCATGAGGTGATGATGCGCGGCACCTTTGCCAATATCCGTATCCGCAATGAGATGGTCCCTGGCGTGGAAGGGGGCTACACCAAACATTACCCCAGCAATGAGCAGCTGGCGATTTACGATGCCGCAATGAAGTATCAGCAGGAGGGTGTTGCGCTGGCGGTGATAGCTGGCAAGGAGTATGGCTCCGGCTCAAGCCGCGACTGGGCGGCAAAAGGGCCGCGCCTGCAAGGCGTGCGGGTGGTGATTGCCGAGTCGTTTGAGCGCATCCATCGTTCAAACCTGATTGGTATGGGGATTCTGCCGCTGGAATTCCCTCATGGAGTGACGCGCAAAACCTTAAAATTGACGGGCGAGGAGCATATTGATGTGGCAAACCTTGCGCAGCTAAAACCGGGCTGTACGGTTAACGTGACCCTGACCAGAGCTGATGGCAGCCGTGAAACGCTGGAGACGCGCTGTCGTATTGATACGGGGAATGAGCTGACCTATTACCAGAATGATGGCATTTTGCACTACGTCATTCGTAACATGCTGAACTAA
- the cysB gene encoding HTH-type transcriptional regulator CysB: MKLQQLRYIVEVVNHNLNVSSTAEGLYTSQPGISKQVRMLEDELGVQIFARSGKHLTQVTPAGEEIIRIAREVLSKVDAIKSVAGEHTWPDKGSLYVATTHTQARYALPGVIKGFIERYPRVSLHMHQGSPTQIAEAVSKGNADFAIATEALHLYDDLIMLPCYHWNRAIVVTPDHPLAGKAQVTIEELAEFPLVTYTFGFTGRSELDTAFNRAGLTPRIVFTATDADVIKTYVRLGLGVGVIASMAVDPVSDPDLVRIEASEIFTNSTTKIGFRRSTFLRSYMYDFIQRFAPHLTRDVVDTAVALRSNEDIEAMFRDIKLPFK; this comes from the coding sequence ATGAAATTGCAGCAGTTGCGTTACATCGTTGAAGTGGTCAATCACAACCTCAATGTTTCTTCTACCGCAGAAGGCTTGTACACTTCGCAGCCGGGCATCAGTAAACAAGTCAGAATGCTGGAAGATGAATTGGGCGTGCAGATTTTTGCCCGCAGTGGCAAACATCTGACGCAGGTTACCCCAGCCGGCGAAGAAATCATCCGCATTGCCCGCGAAGTGTTATCCAAAGTTGATGCGATCAAATCGGTTGCCGGTGAGCATACCTGGCCGGATAAAGGTTCCCTCTACGTTGCGACCACCCATACTCAGGCACGTTATGCGCTGCCGGGAGTGATTAAAGGCTTTATAGAACGCTATCCACGCGTTTCCCTGCATATGCATCAAGGCTCGCCGACCCAGATTGCTGAAGCGGTTTCTAAAGGTAATGCCGACTTCGCTATTGCCACCGAGGCGCTGCATCTCTACGACGACCTGATTATGCTGCCGTGCTATCACTGGAACCGGGCGATAGTGGTGACGCCGGACCATCCGCTGGCAGGGAAAGCGCAGGTGACGATAGAGGAGCTGGCAGAGTTTCCGCTGGTGACTTACACCTTCGGCTTTACCGGACGCTCCGAACTGGATACCGCGTTTAATCGTGCGGGACTGACGCCCCGTATCGTCTTTACCGCTACCGATGCGGATGTCATCAAGACCTATGTCCGCCTGGGATTAGGTGTGGGGGTGATTGCCAGCATGGCGGTGGACCCGGTTTCCGACCCGGATTTAGTACGCATTGAAGCATCAGAGATCTTTACCAATAGCACCACCAAGATTGGTTTCAGACGCAGTACCTTCCTGCGTAGTTATATGTATGATTTTATTCAGCGTTTTGCTCCGCATCTGACCCGTGATGTGGTGGATACCGCCGTGGCATTGCGCTCCAATGAAGATATTGAAGCCATGTTCCGTGATATCAAGTTACCCTTCAAGTGA
- the pgpB gene encoding phosphatidylglycerophosphatase B, with protein MLKIVQRTTFGAFLLLIMPLSVWLSGWQWQPGSHGALLKFLFWMTETVTSPWGTLTSLLLSAWVLWCLRFRLRPAILLLIIMNGAILTGQYTKSFIKDQVQEPRPYVMWLAKSHGLDERQFYALKRKQRSQVVEQLLADDTTLPGWLKKHWAFETGFAFPSGHTLFAASWALLMMGLLWPRRHTLTIVAVFVWASLVMGSRLLLGMHWPRDLVMATLISWLLVTVAIWLAQRFCGPLTVPPPEAKEIAQRDDGL; from the coding sequence ATGTTAAAGATCGTACAACGCACGACGTTTGGGGCGTTTTTATTGCTGATAATGCCACTGAGCGTCTGGCTTTCTGGCTGGCAGTGGCAGCCTGGATCCCATGGTGCGCTGTTGAAATTCCTGTTCTGGATGACGGAAACGGTCACCAGCCCCTGGGGAACGCTCACCAGCCTGCTTCTCAGCGCCTGGGTATTATGGTGTCTGCGTTTCCGTCTCAGGCCCGCTATTTTGCTGCTCATCATCATGAATGGCGCTATCCTCACGGGTCAGTACACTAAATCCTTTATTAAAGATCAGGTGCAGGAGCCTCGTCCCTACGTGATGTGGCTGGCAAAAAGTCATGGTCTCGATGAACGCCAGTTTTACGCGCTAAAACGTAAGCAGCGCAGTCAGGTGGTAGAGCAGCTGTTGGCAGACGATACGACGTTGCCAGGCTGGTTAAAAAAACACTGGGCATTTGAAACGGGTTTTGCCTTTCCTTCCGGTCATACCCTGTTTGCTGCCAGCTGGGCGTTGCTGATGATGGGTCTGCTGTGGCCGCGTCGTCATACTCTGACCATCGTGGCGGTGTTTGTCTGGGCCAGCCTGGTGATGGGCAGCCGCCTGCTGCTGGGGATGCATTGGCCGCGTGATTTGGTGATGGCAACGCTGATTTCCTGGTTGCTGGTGACGGTGGCAATATGGCTGGCACAGCGGTTTTGTGGTCCTCTCACTGTACCGCCGCCGGAAGCAAAAGAGATTGCACAGCGGGACGACGGATTGTAA
- the osmB gene encoding osmotically-inducible lipoprotein OsmB, with protein MTTTMKRLTAAVLATTLVITLSGCSNWSKRDRNTAIGAGAGAIGGSVLTNGSALGTIGGAAVGGIIGHQVH; from the coding sequence ATGACAACAACAATGAAACGTCTGACCGCAGCCGTACTGGCGACCACTTTAGTTATCACCCTGAGCGGTTGTTCAAACTGGTCCAAACGCGATCGTAACACCGCCATCGGTGCGGGTGCTGGCGCGATTGGTGGTTCGGTTCTGACTAACGGCAGTGCATTGGGTACCATTGGTGGTGCCGCAGTGGGTGGCATTATCGGCCATCAGGTCCACTAA
- the lapB gene encoding lipopolysaccharide assembly protein LapB, which produces MLELLFLLLPVAAAYGWYMGRRSAQQDKQQEANRLSREYVTGVNFLLSNQQDKAVDLFLDMLKEDSGTVEAHLTLGNLFRSRGEVDRAIRIHQSLMESASLSYEQRLLAIQQLGRDYMAAGLYDRAEDMFSQLVDETDFRIGALQQLLLIHQATSDWQQAIEVAEKLVKLGKDKQKGEISHFYCELALQALSSDDLDRAMSLLKKGEAADRQSARVSIMTGRILMEQGEYAKAVERLQRVLEQDKELVSETLPMLETCYQRMEEPEQWAQFLQRCVEENTGAAAELYLADIIEQQQGPEAAQLYINRQLQRHPTMRVFHRLMDFHLHEAEDGRAKESLMVLRDMVGEQIRTKPRYRCQKCGFTAHALYWHCPSCRAWSSVKPIRGLDGQ; this is translated from the coding sequence ATGCTTGAATTGCTGTTTCTGCTTCTTCCTGTCGCTGCAGCGTATGGCTGGTATATGGGCCGACGCAGTGCACAACAGGATAAGCAACAGGAAGCCAACCGCCTGTCGCGTGAATACGTTACAGGGGTTAACTTTCTGCTATCTAACCAACAGGACAAGGCTGTTGACCTCTTTCTCGACATGCTGAAAGAGGATAGTGGCACGGTTGAGGCCCACCTTACACTGGGTAACCTGTTTCGTTCCCGCGGTGAAGTTGATCGCGCCATCCGCATTCACCAATCATTAATGGAAAGTGCCTCACTCAGCTATGAACAGCGTTTGCTGGCGATACAACAGCTCGGTCGCGATTATATGGCTGCTGGCTTGTATGACCGTGCGGAAGATATGTTCAGCCAGCTGGTTGATGAGACCGATTTCCGTATTGGTGCATTGCAGCAGTTGCTGTTGATCCATCAGGCAACCAGTGACTGGCAGCAGGCGATTGAGGTGGCTGAGAAGCTGGTTAAGTTGGGCAAGGATAAGCAGAAGGGGGAAATTTCTCACTTCTATTGTGAACTGGCGCTGCAGGCGCTCAGCAGTGATGATCTTGATCGTGCGATGTCGCTGCTGAAAAAAGGCGAAGCGGCGGATCGACAGAGTGCGCGTGTTTCAATTATGACCGGCCGCATCCTGATGGAGCAGGGCGAATACGCGAAAGCGGTGGAACGTCTGCAACGGGTGCTGGAGCAGGATAAAGAGCTGGTAAGCGAAACTTTGCCGATGCTGGAAACCTGCTATCAACGTATGGAAGAGCCTGAACAATGGGCGCAGTTCCTGCAGCGTTGTGTGGAGGAGAATACCGGAGCGGCGGCAGAGCTTTATCTCGCCGATATCATTGAGCAGCAGCAAGGCCCTGAAGCGGCACAGTTGTACATCAATCGCCAGCTGCAACGCCATCCGACCATGCGAGTGTTCCATCGCCTGATGGATTTTCACCTGCATGAAGCGGAAGATGGCCGCGCTAAAGAAAGTCTGATGGTCTTGCGCGATATGGTTGGCGAGCAGATTCGCACCAAGCCGCGCTATCGTTGCCAGAAATGTGGCTTCACCGCGCATGCGCTTTACTGGCACTGTCCATCCTGCCGCGCCTGGTCTTCAGTAAAACCTATTCGTGGACTTGACGGCCAGTAA
- the yciH gene encoding stress response translation initiation inhibitor YciH, with the protein MAQDNPLVYSTETGRITPAEEKAQRPKGDGVVRIQRQTSGRKGKGVCLITGVDLDDDALAKLAAELKKKCGCGGAVKDGVIEIQGDKRDLLKSLLEAKGMKVKLAGG; encoded by the coding sequence ATGGCTCAGGACAATCCGCTGGTTTATTCCACCGAAACCGGGCGTATTACACCCGCTGAAGAGAAAGCACAGCGGCCGAAAGGCGATGGCGTGGTGCGTATTCAGCGCCAGACCAGTGGTCGCAAAGGTAAGGGCGTCTGCCTGATAACCGGTGTCGACCTGGATGATGATGCGTTAGCGAAACTGGCTGCCGAACTGAAGAAAAAGTGTGGCTGTGGTGGCGCAGTGAAAGATGGCGTGATTGAAATTCAGGGCGACAAGCGCGATCTGCTTAAATCGTTGCTGGAAGCCAAAGGGATGAAAGTGAAACTCGCTGGCGGCTAA
- the kdgT gene encoding 2-keto-3-deoxygluconate transporter, with amino-acid sequence MHIKRAIDKIPGGMMLIPLFLGALCHTFSPGAGKYFGSFTNGLMTGTVPILAVWFFCMGASIKLSATGTVLRKSGTLVLTKIAVAWVVAAIASRVMPENGVEVGMFAGLSTLALVAAMDMTNGGLYASIMQQYGSKEEAGAFVLMSLESGPLMTMVILGTAGIASFEPHVFVGAVLPFLVGFALGNLDPELRDFFGKAVHTLIPFFAFALGNTIDLTVIAQTGLLGVLLGVAVIIITGIPLILADRLIGGGDGTAGIAASSTAGAAVATPVLIAEMLPQFKPVAPAATALVATSVIVTSVLVPIITALYSRRVKRFHVAAGQRAAIK; translated from the coding sequence ATGCATATCAAACGTGCAATCGATAAAATCCCTGGCGGCATGATGTTGATCCCGCTGTTTCTTGGCGCGCTTTGCCACACCTTTTCGCCCGGCGCGGGCAAATACTTCGGTTCGTTCACCAATGGACTCATGACCGGCACCGTACCCATTCTTGCTGTGTGGTTCTTCTGTATGGGCGCATCCATCAAACTCAGTGCCACCGGTACCGTGTTACGCAAATCCGGTACGCTGGTGCTGACCAAAATTGCCGTGGCTTGGGTCGTGGCAGCCATCGCTTCACGCGTGATGCCGGAAAATGGCGTTGAAGTGGGCATGTTTGCCGGCCTTTCCACCCTGGCGTTAGTGGCCGCGATGGATATGACCAACGGGGGATTGTATGCCTCGATCATGCAGCAATATGGTTCCAAAGAAGAAGCAGGGGCTTTTGTGCTGATGTCGCTGGAATCAGGGCCACTGATGACCATGGTGATTCTCGGTACCGCAGGCATCGCCTCGTTTGAACCTCACGTATTTGTCGGTGCGGTGCTGCCATTCCTCGTCGGTTTTGCGCTTGGCAACCTCGACCCGGAATTGCGTGATTTCTTCGGCAAAGCCGTGCATACCCTGATTCCGTTTTTTGCCTTCGCGCTCGGCAATACTATTGATTTAACGGTGATCGCGCAGACCGGTTTACTCGGTGTTCTGCTGGGCGTCGCGGTGATCATCATCACTGGTATTCCGTTAATCCTTGCCGATCGTCTGATTGGCGGTGGCGATGGTACCGCAGGTATTGCCGCCTCCAGCACCGCTGGCGCAGCGGTGGCAACGCCGGTATTGATTGCCGAAATGCTGCCACAATTTAAACCGGTTGCCCCGGCGGCAACCGCGCTGGTGGCGACATCGGTAATTGTTACTTCAGTATTGGTTCCCATCATTACGGCGCTTTATTCACGTCGCGTTAAGCGTTTTCATGTTGCAGCAGGGCAACGCGCGGCCATCAAGTAA
- the ribA gene encoding GTP cyclohydrolase II: MQLKRVAEAKLPTPWGDFLMVGFEELATGHDHVALVYGDVSDHTAVLARVHSECLTGDALFSLRCDCGFQLEAALTAIAEEGRGVLLYHRQEGRNIGLLNKIRAYALQDKGFDTVEANHQLGFAADERDFTLCADMFKLLGINEVRLLTNNPRKVEILSEAGINIVERVPLIVGRNPKNAHYLDTKAEKMGHLLPKS; this comes from the coding sequence ATGCAGCTTAAACGGGTAGCAGAAGCCAAACTGCCCACGCCATGGGGAGATTTCCTGATGGTTGGTTTTGAAGAACTGGCAACTGGCCACGACCACGTCGCGCTGGTTTATGGTGATGTTAGCGATCACACTGCGGTGCTGGCGCGTGTCCATTCTGAATGTCTGACGGGTGATGCTTTATTCAGCCTGCGCTGTGATTGCGGGTTCCAGCTTGAAGCGGCGCTGACGGCGATCGCCGAAGAAGGCCGCGGTGTGCTGCTTTATCATCGTCAGGAAGGTCGCAATATCGGCCTGTTAAACAAGATTCGTGCCTATGCATTGCAGGATAAAGGCTTTGATACCGTAGAAGCCAACCATCAGTTGGGCTTCGCGGCAGATGAACGTGATTTCACCTTGTGTGCTGATATGTTCAAGCTGCTGGGGATCAATGAAGTGCGCTTGCTGACCAACAACCCGCGTAAAGTGGAGATTCTCAGCGAAGCTGGCATCAATATTGTTGAGCGCGTGCCGTTAATCGTCGGTCGCAATCCAAAGAATGCCCATTACCTCGATACCAAAGCGGAAAAGATGGGGCATCTGTTGCCGAAGTCGTAA
- a CDS encoding LapA family protein, translating to MKYLLIFLVVLVIFIISVTLGAHNDQIITFNYLLAQGEFRISTLLAGLFGAGFVLGWAICGLFWLRLRVSLAHAQRKLKRMQAQNEQSTAVTTSSSAGRRD from the coding sequence GTGAAATATTTGCTGATTTTTCTCGTGGTATTGGTCATTTTCATCATCTCCGTTACGCTTGGAGCGCATAACGACCAAATCATCACTTTTAACTATCTGCTGGCGCAGGGCGAATTTCGTATTTCAACATTGCTGGCTGGGTTGTTTGGTGCCGGATTTGTGCTCGGATGGGCAATTTGTGGGCTGTTCTGGTTACGATTACGGGTATCGCTGGCACACGCGCAGCGCAAACTGAAACGTATGCAGGCGCAGAATGAACAATCGACTGCGGTGACCACGTCGTCTTCCGCCGGTCGTCGGGATTAA
- a CDS encoding crotonase/enoyl-CoA hydratase family protein, with amino-acid sequence MTVINQPTCRLFTEVGQTTQLAAYYEEGRHTMWMMLRAQPRPSFNHELIEEIMNLSYAAQRSGLPIDFWVTGSLVPQMFNAGGDLRFFVECIRNNRREALRAYARACVDCIHSAAKGFDTGAVTLAMIEGSALGGGFEAALAHHFILAQNSARLGFPEIAFNLFPGMGGYSLVARRAGMKLAEELICEGESHSAEWYETRGLVDKVFQPGDSYRATRTFIDTLRPKLNGVRAMLKARQRVLQLSRAELMDITEDWVDYAFTLEPKDIAYMERLVQLQNRHSASLRKAG; translated from the coding sequence ATGACAGTGATTAACCAACCTACATGCAGATTGTTCACCGAAGTCGGACAAACCACGCAGCTGGCTGCCTATTATGAGGAAGGGCGGCACACCATGTGGATGATGCTGCGGGCGCAACCGCGTCCCAGCTTTAACCACGAACTCATCGAGGAGATCATGAACCTGAGCTACGCCGCGCAGCGTTCCGGTCTGCCGATTGATTTCTGGGTGACGGGATCGCTGGTACCACAAATGTTTAATGCCGGGGGCGATTTGCGTTTCTTTGTAGAATGCATTCGCAACAACCGGCGTGAAGCATTACGTGCCTATGCCCGTGCCTGTGTGGACTGCATTCATTCAGCTGCGAAGGGGTTTGATACCGGGGCGGTCACGCTGGCGATGATTGAGGGCAGTGCGCTCGGCGGTGGTTTTGAAGCCGCCCTGGCGCATCACTTCATTCTGGCGCAGAACAGCGCACGCCTGGGGTTCCCGGAAATCGCCTTCAATCTGTTCCCCGGCATGGGGGGATACTCGTTAGTCGCGCGGCGTGCCGGGATGAAGCTAGCTGAAGAGTTAATTTGTGAAGGGGAGTCACACAGCGCGGAATGGTATGAAACCCGCGGACTGGTGGACAAAGTGTTCCAGCCGGGCGATAGCTATCGCGCTACGCGTACCTTCATCGATACCCTGCGTCCGAAATTGAATGGCGTACGGGCAATGCTGAAAGCGCGTCAGCGTGTGTTGCAACTCTCCAGGGCGGAGTTAATGGATATTACGGAGGATTGGGTTGATTATGCTTTCACGCTGGAACCGAAAGACATTGCCTACATGGAGCGTCTGGTGCAACTGCAGAACCGTCATAGCGCGTCCCTGCGCAAAGCCGGATAA
- the araD gene encoding L-ribulose-5-phosphate 4-epimerase yields MLEALKQQVLEANLDLPRYNLVTFTWGNVSAIDRASGLLVIKPSGVKYANMQRDDMVVVELESGKVVEGKMRPSSDTATHRALYLAWPDIGGIVHTHSRHATIWAQAGRDIPAWGTTHADDFYGTIPCTRAMEREEIEQEYEWNTGQVIIETFAKREIAPTAIPAALVNSHGPFAWGKDADAAVHSAVVLEEVAYMALHTEQLRQELPSISQTLLDLHYLRKHGKNAWYGQK; encoded by the coding sequence ATGCTGGAAGCGTTGAAACAACAGGTACTGGAAGCCAATCTGGATTTACCACGTTATAACCTGGTGACCTTTACCTGGGGCAATGTCAGTGCTATCGACCGTGCCAGCGGCTTACTGGTGATCAAACCTTCCGGGGTGAAATACGCCAACATGCAGCGCGACGACATGGTGGTGGTGGAACTGGAAAGCGGCAAGGTGGTGGAGGGGAAAATGCGCCCATCATCAGATACCGCAACGCACCGTGCGCTGTATCTTGCCTGGCCGGATATTGGCGGTATCGTGCATACCCATTCGCGTCACGCTACCATCTGGGCGCAGGCCGGGCGGGATATCCCGGCCTGGGGAACCACTCATGCTGACGATTTCTATGGCACCATTCCCTGCACCCGGGCGATGGAGCGGGAAGAAATTGAACAGGAGTATGAGTGGAACACCGGGCAGGTGATCATCGAAACTTTCGCTAAACGCGAGATCGCCCCGACGGCCATCCCTGCCGCGTTAGTCAATTCTCATGGCCCCTTTGCCTGGGGTAAAGATGCCGATGCCGCCGTACATAGCGCGGTGGTGCTGGAAGAAGTCGCCTATATGGCGCTGCATACGGAACAGCTACGTCAGGAGCTACCCTCAATCTCACAAACCCTGCTGGACCTGCACTACCTGAGAAAGCACGGCAAAAATGCCTGGTATGGGCAGAAGTGA